ACCAAGTAGGCGATGAGGTTGAAGATGGTGAGGAAGGTGATCCCCAGGTGCTTGTTCCACCAGCAATTCCTGCCGCAGGAATTGGGGCGGCTCTTTCCCCTGAAGCTGTAGAGGGGCCAGAGGATGGTGGCAGTGAGGTACATCACCAGGGCCAGGGCATTGTAGCCCACCAGCACCTTCTCCAGCGGGCAGGGCATGTAGGTGAGGCACCGGCCAATGGtgaagatgatgatgaggagAGTGATGATGAAGCAGATGGAGTAGACAGCCACGCACCACTGCAGGCCAGCTTCCGAACTGTAGGCATCCAGCAAGGAGAAGATGAGACAAGCCACGTAGGCTTCAAAGACCTTGAGGAGCCCAGGCACGGTGGAGAGGAAGCTGCTGATGTCCCCTGGCTTGGCACGGGTGAGCCCCACCTCGAGGGCGTAGGCAAGGAAGCAGAGGCAGGAGAAGGTGGTGGCCACGGCCTGCCGGACacacttgctgctgctgcaggggctgctgaTGAAGGTGGAGGGAAAAACCACCGAGGTGGTGAAGACCATCAACGCCGCCAgcatggagaaagctgaggtgaAGTCATCCCAGGAGAGCGGCAGCTTGGGGtaaagctccagcagctccagcaccaccaccagcagcgtCACAGTGAAGCAGAAGCACCAGGTGAACATGCACCATGTCCCGTAGGGACCCCCGAAGTCCCCGGTGGAGGCCACCAAGCTGAAGGCAATGCAGGACAACACGATGGCAAAGAGCCGGGCAATGCCCACCCAGGAGGTCACAGCGCGGAGGTTCACCGTCGCCACGGCCATGGTCCCTGCCAGCTCTCCCACCCACGCCGCGCGCCGGGAAATGGGTGCTGCCCGCAGCCGCGCTTATCTGGGTGTTGGGGCGGAGGGGTGGGGCATGGGGCAAGGAGCTGCCGGCCCCCCCAGCTGTCCAGGCTGAGgacccccagctctgctgccaccaccaccgccaccaccGCCACCACCCAGGGCTCGCTGGGGCGGCTGccgggggctggcagcagcggcagcggcgCAGGCGGGTGGATCATTAACACGGGGCCGGGCGAAGGGTGCTGGCGCTCGCCGTGACGCGGAGCCCCGCTGGGGGGGgcctgggcggggggggccgggagtCACCACGTGTCACCATCCTGGCACCATGCCCTGGCCCTGCCCGCAGCGAGACGCACAAAGGGGCCTTTCAAGCATCCCTGGAGCAAGGGGGGGgctgccccaaaacccccatcccagccctgttctGGGGCCAGCAGCCAGCAGGGCAGCACCCATAGGGTCTGCCTGAGGGGTTTGGGGTCTGCACCCAGTGCTGGGTGCCCCtagcgggggggtggggtgccACAGTGGGGAGCGGCCACGTGTAGCCCCCACACATCCTTGCAGGCGGCACCTCCATacccctcccagcacctccaCACCCCTCCGCCACCCGATAAGCGGCTCAAAGTCCGGCTGTGCCAGCTGCCGTcaccgggcagggtgggtggggTGACCATGGGGAGGGACCCAcaccctgcccgccccggccATCCATGGCACCACCAGCACCTCAGCACTTCCCCGGGGTGCACGGCCAGTGCTGGCGCTGGGCACCCCAGCAGCACCGTGGTGGGGATCTTGCCCCACGGCCCCAGCAGCCGGAGCAGCACTGGAGGGTGGTGGCACATCAGAAGGTGGGAGTCCATCAGGATGAGGATGATGGCGAAGGCTGAAGGCTCCAGGTTGACCTTTAATGTCACACAGGGTCCAGGGGGTCTGTGTCCATAGTGGAGCTTGGGGATGAGGGACCAGGGGACCCAAGCCAGGGCAGCCTGGCACTCATGGGGGGCTCCTCGCCCCAAACTGGTGTGGGCTCCTCACCCCAGGCAGGGTCCAGGCACAGCCACTGGTGTGGGTGGGGCACAGGCGCTGCCACAGGGGTCCAGCGGCAGCTCTTGGGGGGACCCAGCGGCTCAGAGGTCACTGCCACCCTCGCCCTTGCCGGGCAGCCCGTTGAGGGGGCTCAGCGCTGGCCCGTTGCTCTCGTTCAGCCGCCGCACGCGGTAGCTCTCGTAATGGACGTTGTGGGTGATGTCCTTCAGGTCCTGCAGGTGGGACCTGCCCGGGGTGGCAGTGGGGAGGAAGGGCATCAAGTCACCATCCTCCCACCATCCCCGCCGCAGGGTGCTGACaccccccaccctgtcccccgCTCACCGGATCAGCAGGTCCCGCAGGAGGGGGAACTCGCAGTGCGCCGGATTCTCCACTGCAAAGCAAGGCAGAGTAGGCAGCggggctggcagggtgctggcaggagggagggcgGCGAAGGGATGCCCGGGAGCGCATCCCAGCAGGCTCTGGGTACCACCGGAGCACTGGCGCATCCCCCCCGCTCAgcacccccagcactcacccaggCAGGGACGCACTCACGGGTGCAGCTCCCCCGCACCCCCGGCAGACCCCCTGTACCCGGGGAGGGTTGGGGGTGCAAGGGGCTCCGCTCACCTTCAATGATGCCCCACTTGGTCTTGCGGCCCAGCACCCGCTTGCCATTCACCTGGTGCTCCTGGTCTGCCCCCACCACAGCAAAGGGGATCTTCTCCTGCCAGTGCAGAGGAGCACGctcaccccagggtgctgccaggcTCACCCAGGggtgtctctcccccaccctggTCCCCAGGGCCTGGCATTCCCAATCCCAGCGCCCCAGCACTCACCCGAATCCTGTCGTTCAGCACCCTGTCATCTGGGTCCTGGTCGAAGTCCTCCTGCGGGTACACGCTGATGGCATGGGTCTTCAGGTCCTCCTGGATCTGCGGGATAAGGGGCTTGAGTCGGGGTTGAGGAGGACACAGGGCACCCTGGGAGCCCCTCAGGGATCTGTCCTTACGCGTTGCTTGAACTCTGCCCGTTCCTCCAGGGTGAGTGTGTCGGCTTTGGCGATCACCGGCACCACGTTGACAATCTTACTGAGCCGCCGCATGAACTCCAGGTCCAGTGGACGCAGCCTGCCAGGGACCACCATCACGCTGGGATGTCCCTCCAACCACCACTCCAGGGTGACACCCCTCACCATCACCCCAGGATGACCCTCCCCACCATCACCTCGGGGTGACCCACACCACCAAGCAGGGAGCACCCATGGGCGCTGTGAGTGGGGACGCACCAGTGGCCAGTGGGAGGGACAAAGTAGACACATCCATGGACCCGGGTGTCTGGGATCTTCCTCTTGCGGGTGATGAGGATCTCCTCGCGTAGGTACCTCTCGTACTGCTCGTTGATATATTTGATGATGGGGTCCCAGCTGAGGATGAGGAGTTGGGGGATGGCATCTGAGCTCAACTTCCACCCCAAATTGCCACCCACCAAACTGGGATGCTGCACCTTGCTGTGTCCTACCAGTTCTCGTTGTTGATCTGGTCCCCGAACCCTGGTGTGTCTGTCACAGTCAGCTTCATCTTCACACCCTTCTCCTCGATGACTATGGGGCAGAGATGTGGGTAAGCAGGGAACCAGGGGGGTTCTGCAGCCGCATCTGAGGTCCCCTGCTTCTCCCCAGGCTTGGTGGGACACAACCCCACGGTGGTGACCTTACCATGGGTGATGGACTGCAGCTGCACCGTCTTGGGTATGCGCTCCTCCTGGCTAGGCTGCGAGGCTTTGCGGCTCACCTTGGACTTGAAGAGGGTGTTCACCATGGTTGACTTCCCCAGCCCACTCTGCCCTGCGGGGATGCCGGCAGCTCCCATTTGTTCCCTCCAATAAATTTATTCCCCCAGGGCAATAACACCTTGGTATCCCTTTGGGAGCATCTCAGAGGTTGTGATAGCTCTGGTTTGTCCCCCCAGTAAATTTACTCCCCAAAGTGATAACCTCACAGTACCCATTTGGGAGCATCCCGGAGGTTGGGATGGGCTCACCCATCGCTATGTTATAGGGTACAGAATGTTGCTCCGCTTAAATTTATTGCTGTTTAAATCCCTTAAAAGCATGGTTTCTCCTGGTATGGTGGCATCGGAGCAAACTCCGCGCCCAGTGCTCACCCACAACCATGATGTTGAACTCAAAGCCCGTCTTCatggttttgattttcatttgGTCGAGCACAGCTTCGATTCCCACGTAACCAAAGAGCTGGCAACCCGCCGGGCCAGGCGCCACGGTGAGGGGCATCTCCTCCTCCGGCACGGCCAGTGGCTCCATGCTGTGCTCCTCGGGCTCCAGGCTGCTCCCTGCACGGGTGGGCAAAGGTGGGTGAGTCtggccaccccccacccccctccccaatgCCCACCCCTCCGCCAGCACCGTtgccccagcagcagccgccccGGCAGGCACGCAGCCCCGGCACATTCCTGGCAGCTGGCGAGGCTTGGCATGGCAACGGggcacaccgcccccccccagcaccccgcggGCGGAGGGGGACGGGGAGGCGACGTAGTGACATCCTCGGGGTGGCTGTCGCCCGCGATGCCACAGGTCGCTCTGTGAGGCGTTTGCGCCGCGTCCACAGCGGCACCCTTCACCCAGCCCACGCTGCCACCCAAACCAAGGCCACCTGCTGCAGCACCCGCTCTGGCCCTGGCGCACCCGGGGGGCTCCGGGCCTGGATGTGCCGCCCCATAACGTGCCCAGACATCAGCCACTGCGGGGCTCCGggcacccacctgcagccccgggggggtgctggggagggacagcACAGGTACCGGCacaacccccagccccagcgccggcGGGGTTTGCCTGGGGGACCGTGCCCGGCGCATGCCCCTGACTGGGGGCCACCAGAGCCCCACACCCGCCCCAGCCCTTTGTGCGGCAGCTTGGGGGGCCCCTGagccctttcttcctcctcctcctcctcctcctgctgctgcccggcacGGCCATTGTTCAGGTCCTACCTCGGCGCCGCAGTGCCCTTGCTCAGCACCCCGCTACGGTCGGGGGGGGTCCCCTGGGTGCCATCAGCGTCCCCATCAgtgctgcagcccggccccctCTCCTCCGCCAGCCCCCGGCTGGCACCAAACCCGGCTCCGGCGAGGCTGCCGCTCCCACACATGACCAGCATGGCAATatccctcccccctcctccctcccaccccccccgcagccccctccccgtcACAGCCAAGCCCCTGCGCTGAGTCTGCCGGTTGCCCAGCAGGGTGGGGAAGGTGCCCGCCTGGCTGTGCCCACCTGGCACACGGCACCGCTCGGCCTCCAGCCAGGCCGGCACAAACGGGGACCCCAGCACTGGGATGCCCCCCCCACCATGGCACCCATCACCCCCATGGGTGGCTGCCGTGGCACCGAAGGGGAGCGGAGCACTCGGCTGGAGGTCCCATACCCCCTGGCACCCACCGTCTCCCCTGGCATCGGGGAGCACCGTGATCCCCGAGCAGCCCCAGCACGGGCACGGCGGGGCGAGGTGAGGGGTGGTGGTCCTGCCGCCCATCCCGGTGCCGCAGTGCCCCACGGCGCCTGCGTccccctgcaccgcagcctcccCGCCTGCCACATATGTGCCAGCCGGTTCTTGGCGTTGGCGAGGCTCAGGCGGCAGCTTGCTGAAAGCCGAGGGTGCCGAGGAGCCAAGCTGCCCCGCCGAGGCCACAGCCATGTGCCATGCAGcttggggacaagggacacatGGGCAGGGTCCAGCCCGAGCCAGCCCCAGGGTACCAGGAGATGATGGAGCTGAACACGCCCGTTGCCACAGCAACAGCaccctggcagggaggaggggcACCTGTACCCACTGGTGGGTGCAAACCCACCGCCTCGCCAGGGCAATGGCAGGATGCCCGGGAAGATGGTGGGTTGGGGACAACAGTGCCATGTGTCCCAGCTCCCCCCGCGGGACAGGGTGTTCCTCGGAAGTGTCGAAACAGCTGGGAACTTCCTGGTGACAGCAGTGACACCCAGCcgggggggctgagggcaggcagagagctgggacaCCCCCCCTCGATGCTCACCTGGACATGCCACTGCTCAGGGGATACACACCAGCCcccctgcacacccaccctggtccctgccagccccgggCAGTTGCCAGGACAGATCCAGAACACAGTGATGCAGCCGCTGCCTGGAGCCGCCCACAgtggcaggcagggtgcaggcaggatgTGGTGCTTGCatgccccccccccttccctcagctccctggggtgctccctgggGTGCAGCACTCAGCCGCTGCCCACCGCTGCGGGCCGTGTCGGGCCGTGCTGGCGGCAGCGCCAAGCAGACACAaacagccgggggggggggcgggtgctGCCACCGGGCGTGCGGCAGCGCTGGGTGCTGCACCCACAGCTCCCTCCCCCACAGGGCTGgagccccccgtgcccccaccctCACTGCCAAAAAGACCTGTCGGCGACGGCCAGCCACGTGGAAGCTCTTCAGCATCACCACGCACCTCCCGGGCTAATGGCTCCTGCAGCCAGACCTGTTCCAGGACTCATTAAAGATGCTCTTATTTTCCAGGCAGGGACAAGTAATCCCGGGTCCGTGGTCTCCTCCACAGATTTAATTACTGATGCGGGGCTAATTGGCCGGTTCTCTGGGGAAGCCTGTAATAAAGGCTCTGGGGATGGAGGGTGCTGGGAGAGGATGAGCTGGGAAAGGAGCTCCCGGCCTGGCTGCTTGCCACCACACCGAACCAGCATCGGATGGGGAGCGCATGGCTCCGGACTGGGTGGGCTCGAGGGATCCGGCCCCTCCAGCAAAGGGACGGAGCGTTTTGGGGATGCAGCACGAAGCATCCACTGTGCTGGCAAGGAGCTCACTGCAGCTCTACCCACCCGGCGAAGCGTGACCCAGAAATGCCGACacctctcccagcaccaaacGCGACCCAAGGGGACAGCAGTGACAATCCCCACCCGTGGCTGGAGACGGAGCCATCCTGCCCGGCTGGCTGTGGCGCAGCGGGAGccacggcacggggctgggggccgcTGGGGGCCAGGATGAGCAGAAGCAGAAGTGAGGCAGCGGGCGAAACCCTGTGCCTGCCCGCCGGGACCACGGACCGAGGGGCTCCCCTTGCCCCGGCggcagcacccccctgcccgcacgctgccctgcccgctgccgcCCCGGCCATCCCTACCTGGGCAAGCCGGCCGGAGCCGGGGCTGCTGTCGCCAAGAGCTGGTCACCGGGGCCAAATGGCTCCTGGGGTGCAAGGCGGGGAGGGCGGCTGCAGCCCACGGCTCCTCctccgctcctcctcctccttgcccgGGGCCCTGCGTGGGTGACTCGGTGTGGAAGTGAAACGCGTGGAAGTGAAACGCGGCGGCCGCCGGCTGGCTTGATGCTTCCTCCCGCGGGGCGCGGGACCGAGTGTGCCACGCTGCCCCACGGCCACCGACGGGTGCCACCGGCCTGGGGGCTGTGGTGGCCTCCCAGGAGAGGAAACGGCGTGTCCCCACCTTTTCCTGATGGAGAAACTGCTGTGCCCAAGCAGTGCCTGCCAGTCCCATGCTGTCTGCAGGGCAGCGGGGGCCCACACGCTGCCCGTTGGCTCTGCAGCCTGGGCACACCACGCTCGGCCACCCTGCCACCACCCTGGCTCCGTCCTGAGCATCTTCCCCCCGTTTCTCCATCACCCTGGCTCTGCCCCAAACACCATCCTCCCATGTCCCCATCAACCCTGCTCAACCCTGAGAACTGTCCCTCCGTGTCCCCATCACCCTGGCTTGGCCCCCAGCACCACTGCCTCACGTCCCCATCATGTCAGCTCCACCCCAAGCACCATCCCCTGTGTCCTCATCACCCCAGCTCGACcctgagcactgtcccctccaccCTGGTCGGGTGCCGCGGGCAGCAGCGGGTCACCggggcagccaggctggctgggcaGCACGGCCACGGGCATTGCTGGGGGATGATTCACCCCAGCCTGCAGCAGATGTATGGATGCCTTCGCCGGCGTCAGTACTTAGAGCCAGGCGACGGCGGCTCTCATGACACCCCAGCGAGACAAGCAATGAGCCCCAAGCACCTAAACAGGGACTGGTGGCGCGCTGGTGGCGGCGGCTGTCTCCCGGCCACCCTGGCACCCTCCAGCCTTCCTCGGAGCAGGGGGACACTGTGAACAGGAGGGTCCCCACCCTGTGCTTGGGGATAGGCACAGGCTTGGTGGCgcccacagcagcacagtgggaGCCAAGGGCACggctgccctggggagccccaTGTCCTTCCCCCCACCACAGGGCACACGCCAAGCACACCTGAGCGCACCTTGGCCCCTCGCCACCTCCTCCACCCCCACGGGAAGGGAAAAACAGGATCTGTCCCCGTGCCAAGGCAAGGAGGGATGAGAGGGGAAGAAAGCACTGGATGCGGGACAAGATCGCGGCGATAGGCGGCACGCGCAGGGCCCCGGCGCTCGGTGCTGCTGCCGATGGGGCACATGTGTCCCAACCTGTCTCCCTGCGCCGGGAAAAACAATTAGTGCCGGGGCGGCACGGGAAGCTTGCCAGGCACCCCAGGGCCGGGCGGACTGGGAGTGCTGCCAGCGCCGCACTTGGCTCCGCGCCATACAGCCCCCTGCTACGCGCCACGCACTGCGCCGTGCCGGGCAGCATCCGATGCGCCCCATGGACCCCCGGCCCCAGGGTGGGGGGTAGCGAGCTGGTGGGGCTCATTCTGTCCCCAGCACCACCATCACCTGGCCATTAATGCTCTCCCCAGAGCTGGGGCGGCTGGAGGCAGCCGGGCTCACTGTGGGGTTTTGGCAACACCGCGCCCAGCAAGGGGGTCCcgctggggagaggggagaggggacaggagagAGTCCTACCGTGTTCTGGTGTCGCCGCAGCCCAGCCGCCGTCTGCAGCCTCGCTGGGAGCCGCTGCCACCACGCAGGGTCCCCGTGGCCCCACCAGCCTGGTGCTGGAGGGGTTCGACCCGGTTCCGCCAGGTGCTGCCAGGGTCCCCGGGGCCGGCACCAGCACCAGCCCCCCGAGGAAGGCGGGCTGGGAGCTCACTTGCACAGTCTGTGGCTGGGACACCAGCTTGAagggggcagcctggggggtcgGCAATGgcagcagcccctcagccctcccTGGGGAAGGGGTGACTGGGGCCGGGACTGCCTCCCCCTGGCCCCGGGGGAGTGGCAGGGGCTGGCGGATGGGGCTGGCGCCAAGGCTGGCCCTCAGCTGTggccggggcagcggggggggggctgcatcccacccccccagcagccacccctCCGGCCCCTTGGGGAGCatgggcagccccggggctgcctccgTGCCATCGTATGGGGccgagggggaggaggaggaggaggaggaggaggaaggctggcGGGTGCAAGGTTGCATCGCAGGGCTCTGGGTGCCCCACAGCGGGGGGTCTGGCGggagggtccccatccctggctcCTCGGCGATGTGCAGGTCCAGGGCCGGCAGTGAGCCGTGGCTGGCACTGGCCCCACGGAGGGGATGCTCCAGATCCGCCGGGAAGACGCTGCCGTGGGACGGGACCTTCTTCAGGCCAGGGCCGGAGGCCGGGGGGGTGCACGGCAACTGGGGGGGCCCCGTGGGTGCGGGACTTTCCAGGCTGGAGGACGAGCTGCGGAGGCTCTCACCGTCGCTTCCTGGCCCCGCAGCGAAGCCCTGGCGGGTCTGGAAGGAGGCGACACGGGCGATGGAGGCGCTGGCGGTGCCGTTGGCTCGGCcggcagagaggctggtgctgagCCGGCTGCGCAGCACGGGGCTGggagccgggctggggctggtggcagtgcccgagcggggcgcggggctgggctgcagcGGCCGGCAGCTCTCGCCGGTGCTCGAGGGCAGTGGGGACACTGGCGGGGAGCTGGGCGGCTCGTCCCCATCCTCCGCCTCAAACGACTTCTTGAGCGCtggggacagagagagagagagatggtgGCACAAGAGTGGCTCCTGTCGCTGGGCACCTGCCAGGCTCTGTCCTCTCCCCAGCCAACCCCGCAGCCAGCCCCATGCGTGGAGGCCcagctgtgccgtgccgtgccgtgccagcaCCCGGAGATGCCCCCCGCGCAGCCGAGTGCCAAAGGGCCATTTGTGAGCCCACCCTGCATGGGAAACTAGCACGGCGCCATTGCCCTCCTGGCCCTGTCGCATTGTTCACCTCAGTTTTTATCATTGTTCCCTGCGGTTTATCTGCGCCCGGCCAGCCGGTGCCGCCGGCTCCCCTCGCAGCACACTGCCCGCTTTATTCCCCCTGTAAGGGATCCGGCCCGAGTAACCAGATCCTCTGCCCGACCCTCTCCCCCTGTATCCATCCAAACAGCCATGCTGGGAAGGATTCCTGCCCCCTCAAAGGGCATTAACCCTGAAGCCTACTGATGGCGAGGCGGGCCTGAGCTATCGCTACCCGTAGCAGAAACGTCGCAGTCCATGTGGGAGGCTGCAGTCACACCTCCCACGCAGCTTCCCAGCACTGACAGCAACCACGGGCCCCTGCTGCCACCCTGGGGGCGCTCTTGGCATGAACATGCCCCCCCCATGGAACCCCCACCACCCCGTGGGCATCACAGCACCTGGCTCTGGCTTAAAGCATCCTGGCAGAGCATCCTGGCAGCGGTGGGGGGCCCTCTCCCCCTGGGCACCGCGGCCC
The DNA window shown above is from Athene noctua chromosome 15, bAthNoc1.hap1.1, whole genome shotgun sequence and carries:
- the MYADM gene encoding myeloid-associated differentiation marker, with product MAVATVNLRAVTSWVGIARLFAIVLSCIAFSLVASTGDFGGPYGTWCMFTWCFCFTVTLLVVVLELLELYPKLPLSWDDFTSAFSMLAALMVFTTSVVFPSTFISSPCSSSKCVRQAVATTFSCLCFLAYALEVGLTRAKPGDISSFLSTVPGLLKVFEAYVACLIFSLLDAYSSEAGLQWCVAVYSICFIITLLIIIFTIGRCLTYMPCPLEKVLVGYNALALVMYLTATILWPLYSFRGKSRPNSCGRNCWWNKHLGITFLTIFNLIAYLVDLVYSTKMVFIRAPP
- the SEPTIN12 gene encoding septin-12 isoform X1 translates to MARLSVKEHLDGILSDFEALKKSFEAEDGDEPPSSPPVSPLPSSTGESCRPLQPSPAPRSGTATSPSPAPSPVLRSRLSTSLSAGRANGTASASIARVASFQTRQGFAAGPGSDGESLRSSSSSLESPAPTGPPQLPCTPPASGPGLKKVPSHGSVFPADLEHPLRGASASHGSLPALDLHIAEEPGMGTLPPDPPLWGTQSPAMQPCTRQPSSSSSSSSSPSAPYDGTEAAPGLPMLPKGPEGWLLGGWDAAPPPLPRPQLRASLGASPIRQPLPLPRGQGEAVPAPVTPSPGRAEGLLPLPTPQAAPFKLVSQPQTVQVSSQPAFLGGLVLVPAPGTLAAPGGTGSNPSSTRLVGPRGPCVVAAAPSEAADGGWAAATPEHGSSLEPEEHSMEPLAVPEEEMPLTVAPGPAGCQLFGYVGIEAVLDQMKIKTMKTGFEFNIMVVGQSGLGKSTMVNTLFKSKVSRKASQPSQEERIPKTVQLQSITHVIEEKGVKMKLTVTDTPGFGDQINNENCWDPIIKYINEQYERYLREEILITRKRKIPDTRVHGCVYFVPPTGHWLRPLDLEFMRRLSKIVNVVPVIAKADTLTLEERAEFKQRIQEDLKTHAISVYPQEDFDQDPDDRVLNDRIREKIPFAVVGADQEHQVNGKRVLGRKTKWGIIEVENPAHCEFPLLRDLLIRSHLQDLKDITHNVHYESYRVRRLNESNGPALSPLNGLPGKGEGGSDL
- the SEPTIN12 gene encoding septin-12 isoform X2 — translated: MARLSVKEHLDGILSDFEALKKSFEAEDGDEPPSSPPVSPLPSSTGESCRPLQPSPAPRSGTATSPSPAPSPVLRSRLSTSLSAGRANGTASASIARVASFQTRQGFAAGPGSDGESLRSSSSSLESPAPTGPPQLPCTPPASGPGLKKVPSHGSVFPADLEHPLRGASASHGSLPALDLHIAEEPGMGTLPPDPPLWGTQSPAMQPCTRQPSSSSSSSSSPSLPRPQLRASLGASPIRQPLPLPRGQGEAVPAPVTPSPGRAEGLLPLPTPQAAPFKLVSQPQTVQVSSQPAFLGGLVLVPAPGTLAAPGGTGSNPSSTRLVGPRGPCVVAAAPSEAADGGWAAATPEHGSSLEPEEHSMEPLAVPEEEMPLTVAPGPAGCQLFGYVGIEAVLDQMKIKTMKTGFEFNIMVVGQSGLGKSTMVNTLFKSKVSRKASQPSQEERIPKTVQLQSITHVIEEKGVKMKLTVTDTPGFGDQINNENCWDPIIKYINEQYERYLREEILITRKRKIPDTRVHGCVYFVPPTGHWLRPLDLEFMRRLSKIVNVVPVIAKADTLTLEERAEFKQRIQEDLKTHAISVYPQEDFDQDPDDRVLNDRIREKIPFAVVGADQEHQVNGKRVLGRKTKWGIIEVENPAHCEFPLLRDLLIRSHLQDLKDITHNVHYESYRVRRLNESNGPALSPLNGLPGKGEGGSDL